In Pseudomonas fakonensis, one DNA window encodes the following:
- a CDS encoding MBL fold metallo-hydrolase translates to MNLQLTSLIRETFPVGPLQCNCTLIGDPLSKKAIVVDPGGDEQKILARLQHHGLTLVSIIHTHAHFDHFLASGRLKELTGATLHLHKADQPLWDNLEMQCQMFGVPYTPVPAPDRWLGDDEALACGCGVALHTPGHTPGSMSFWFAEHKLLIAGDTLFRRGVGRTDLWGGDQRAIVRSIKERLYRLDEEAIVVTGHGPDTRLGDEMRENPFVRA, encoded by the coding sequence ATGAATCTACAACTGACTAGCCTCATCCGCGAAACCTTCCCCGTCGGCCCTCTGCAGTGCAACTGCACCCTGATCGGCGACCCGCTCAGCAAAAAGGCCATCGTCGTCGACCCGGGCGGTGACGAGCAGAAGATCCTCGCCCGCCTGCAGCACCACGGCCTGACCCTGGTGAGCATCATCCACACCCACGCCCACTTCGACCATTTCCTTGCCTCGGGCCGGCTCAAGGAACTGACCGGCGCCACCTTGCACCTGCACAAGGCTGACCAGCCGCTGTGGGACAACCTCGAGATGCAATGCCAGATGTTCGGTGTGCCCTACACACCGGTGCCTGCGCCCGACCGCTGGCTGGGCGATGACGAGGCGCTGGCCTGCGGCTGCGGCGTGGCGCTGCACACCCCAGGGCATACGCCGGGTTCGATGAGCTTCTGGTTCGCCGAGCACAAGCTGCTGATCGCCGGCGACACCCTGTTCCGCCGTGGTGTCGGCCGTACCGATTTGTGGGGTGGCGATCAGCGGGCTATCGTTCGTTCCATCAAGGAGCGGCTGTACCGGCTGGATGAGGAGGCCATCGTGGTGACCGGCCATGGCCCGGACACCCGCCTCGGCGACGAGATGCGCGAAAACCCGTTCGTACGGGCGTGA
- a CDS encoding OmpA family protein: MMRRLIIVATAAALMTGCAGQNPYDGQSQDQGSTGMSKTAKYGGLGALAGAIAGAAIDHNNRGKGALIGAAAVGAAAAGYGYYADKQEAELRAKMANTGVEVQRQGDQIKLIMPGNITFATDSANISPSFYAPLNNLAGSFKQFNQNTIEVVGFTDSTGSRQHNMDLSQRRAQAVSTYLTSQGVDGTRVSVRGMGPDQPIASNADANGRAQNRRVEVNLKPIPGQQYDQQGTVQQYP; the protein is encoded by the coding sequence ATGATGCGTCGTCTGATTATCGTCGCTACCGCCGCTGCCCTGATGACCGGTTGCGCCGGCCAGAACCCCTATGACGGCCAGAGCCAGGACCAGGGCTCCACAGGGATGAGCAAGACGGCCAAGTACGGCGGCCTGGGCGCACTGGCGGGTGCCATTGCCGGCGCCGCCATCGACCACAACAACCGTGGCAAGGGTGCGCTGATCGGCGCTGCCGCAGTAGGCGCCGCCGCCGCAGGTTATGGCTACTACGCCGACAAGCAGGAAGCCGAGCTGCGCGCCAAGATGGCCAACACCGGCGTTGAGGTTCAGCGCCAGGGTGACCAGATCAAGCTGATCATGCCGGGCAACATCACCTTCGCCACCGATTCTGCGAACATCTCGCCCAGCTTCTATGCGCCGCTGAACAACCTGGCCGGCTCGTTCAAGCAGTTCAACCAGAACACCATCGAGGTGGTTGGCTTCACCGACAGCACCGGCAGCCGCCAGCACAACATGGACCTGTCGCAACGTCGCGCGCAGGCAGTCAGCACCTACCTGACCTCCCAGGGCGTGGATGGCACCCGGGTGAGCGTGCGCGGCATGGGCCCGGACCAGCCGATCGCCAGCAACGCCGATGCCAATGGCCGGGCGCAGAACCGTCGGGTAGAGGTGAACCTCAAGCCGATCCCGGGCCAGCAGTATGACCAGCAGGGGACTGTGCAGCAGTATCCGTAA
- the pta gene encoding phosphate acetyltransferase: MQTFFIAPTDFGVGLTSISLGLVRTLERAGLKVGFFKPIAQPHPGDTGPERSSELVARTHGIKPPTPLSLGQVERMLGDGQLDELLEEIIRLYQQACVGKDVVVVEGMVPTRHASYAARVNLHLAKSLDAEVILVSAPENEVLSELSGRVELQAQLYGGPRDPKVLGVILNKVRTDESMAEFATRLREHSPLLRGNDFRLLGCIPWQSELNAPRTRDVAELLGAQVLNAGDYEQRRMNKIIICARTVANTVPLLTSGTLVVTPGDRDDIILAVSLAAINGVPLAGLLLTSDSKPDPRILELCSGALQAGLPILSVSTGSYDTANQLNSLNREIPVDDRERAEFITDFVATHLDAAWLHQRCGTPRELRLSPAVFRYQLIQRAQQANKRIVLPEGAEPLLVQAAALCQARGIARCVLLAKPEEVAAVARAQGISLPPDLEVLDPELIRGRYVEPMVELRKSKNLNAPMAEQQLEDPVVIGTMMLALGEVDGLVSGLVHSTANTIRPALQLIKTAPGASLVSSVFFMLFPDQVLVYGDCVMNPHPSAEELAEIARQSAESAESFGIAPRVAMLSYSSDSAGSDEEVAKVREATRLAQHAEQQLLIDGPLQYDTAANPDIARQLAPHSPVAGRATVFVFPDLNTGNTTHKAVQRSADCVSLGPMLQGLRKPVNDLPRGAQVDDIVHTIALTAIQASNVR; this comes from the coding sequence ATGCAGACTTTTTTCATTGCGCCGACCGACTTCGGTGTCGGCCTGACCTCCATCAGCCTGGGCCTGGTTCGCACCCTCGAGCGCGCCGGGCTGAAGGTCGGCTTTTTCAAGCCTATCGCCCAGCCGCACCCCGGTGACACCGGGCCTGAGCGCTCCAGCGAACTGGTGGCGCGTACCCACGGTATCAAGCCGCCCACCCCGCTGAGCCTCGGCCAGGTCGAGCGCATGCTTGGCGATGGCCAGCTGGACGAGTTGCTTGAAGAGATCATTCGCCTGTACCAGCAGGCCTGCGTCGGCAAGGACGTGGTGGTGGTCGAGGGCATGGTACCAACCCGCCACGCCAGCTACGCGGCCCGGGTCAACCTGCACCTGGCCAAGAGCCTGGACGCCGAGGTGATCCTGGTATCGGCGCCGGAAAACGAGGTGCTCAGCGAGCTGTCCGGCCGGGTCGAATTGCAGGCCCAGCTGTACGGTGGGCCGCGCGACCCGAAGGTGCTTGGGGTCATTCTGAACAAGGTGCGCACCGACGAAAGCATGGCCGAGTTCGCCACGCGCCTGCGCGAGCACTCGCCGCTGCTGCGCGGCAACGACTTCCGCCTGCTGGGCTGCATCCCCTGGCAGAGCGAACTCAACGCCCCGCGTACCCGCGACGTGGCCGAGCTGCTCGGCGCCCAGGTGCTCAACGCCGGTGACTACGAGCAGCGGCGCATGAACAAGATCATCATCTGCGCCCGCACCGTGGCCAACACCGTGCCGCTGCTCACCTCCGGCACCTTGGTGGTGACCCCGGGCGATCGCGACGACATCATCCTGGCGGTGAGCCTGGCGGCGATCAACGGCGTGCCGTTGGCCGGCCTGCTGCTGACCAGCGACAGCAAGCCCGACCCGCGCATCCTCGAGCTGTGCAGCGGTGCGCTGCAGGCCGGCCTGCCAATCCTGTCGGTAAGTACCGGCTCGTACGACACCGCCAACCAGCTCAACTCGCTGAACCGGGAAATCCCGGTGGATGACCGCGAGCGCGCCGAGTTCATTACCGACTTTGTCGCCACCCACCTGGACGCGGCCTGGCTGCACCAACGCTGCGGTACCCCGCGCGAGCTGCGCCTGTCGCCGGCGGTATTCCGCTACCAGTTGATCCAGCGCGCCCAGCAAGCCAACAAGCGCATTGTCCTGCCCGAAGGTGCCGAGCCGCTGCTGGTGCAGGCTGCTGCACTGTGCCAGGCCCGGGGTATCGCCCGCTGCGTGCTGCTGGCCAAGCCCGAAGAGGTGGCCGCGGTGGCCCGCGCCCAGGGCATCAGCCTGCCACCGGACCTTGAAGTGCTGGACCCGGAGCTGATCCGCGGGCGCTATGTGGAGCCGATGGTCGAGCTGCGCAAGAGCAAGAACCTCAACGCGCCGATGGCCGAGCAGCAACTGGAAGACCCGGTAGTGATCGGCACCATGATGCTGGCGCTGGGCGAGGTGGACGGGCTGGTGTCGGGCCTGGTGCACTCCACCGCCAATACCATCCGCCCGGCCCTGCAGTTGATCAAGACCGCGCCGGGTGCCAGCCTGGTGTCGTCGGTGTTCTTCATGCTGTTCCCCGACCAGGTGCTGGTGTACGGCGACTGCGTGATGAACCCGCACCCCAGCGCCGAAGAGCTGGCCGAAATCGCCCGGCAGAGCGCCGAGTCGGCCGAGTCGTTCGGCATTGCGCCGCGGGTGGCGATGCTGAGCTATTCCAGTGATTCGGCCGGCAGCGACGAAGAGGTGGCGAAGGTGCGTGAAGCCACGCGCCTGGCGCAACACGCCGAGCAGCAGTTGCTGATCGACGGCCCGCTGCAATACGACACCGCCGCCAACCCGGACATCGCCCGCCAGCTGGCCCCGCACAGCCCGGTGGCCGGGCGCGCCACGGTGTTCGTGTTCCCCGACCTGAATACCGGCAACACCACCCACAAGGCAGTGCAGCGCAGCGCCGACTGCGTCAGCCTCGGGCCGATGCTGCAGGGCTTGCGCAAGCCGGTGAACGACCTGCCGCGCGGGGCGCAGGTGGATGACATCGTGCATACCATTGCGTTGACGGCCATCCAAGCCAGTAACGTGCGCTGA
- a CDS encoding FKBP-type peptidyl-prolyl cis-trans isomerase, protein MLIAANKAVSIDYTLTNDAGETIDSSAGGAPLVYLHGAANIIPGLEKALEGKQAGDELEVAIEPEDAYGEYLAELVSTLNRSLFEGVDVLEVGMQFHASAPDGQMQIVTIRDVDGDDVTVDGNHPLAGQRLNFKVKVVDVRDASEEEIAHRHIHGEGGHHH, encoded by the coding sequence ATGCTGATCGCCGCCAACAAGGCTGTGTCCATCGACTATACCCTGACCAACGACGCCGGGGAGACCATCGACAGCTCCGCCGGTGGTGCGCCGCTGGTTTACCTGCACGGTGCCGCCAACATCATCCCGGGCCTGGAAAAAGCCCTGGAAGGCAAGCAAGCCGGTGACGAACTTGAGGTTGCCATCGAGCCGGAAGACGCTTACGGCGAATACCTGGCCGAGCTGGTCAGCACCCTGAACCGCAGCCTGTTCGAAGGCGTCGACGTGCTGGAAGTCGGCATGCAGTTCCACGCCTCTGCGCCGGACGGCCAGATGCAGATCGTCACCATCCGTGACGTTGACGGCGACGACGTGACTGTCGACGGCAACCACCCGCTGGCCGGCCAGCGCCTGAACTTCAAGGTGAAAGTGGTCGACGTGCGTGACGCCAGCGAAGAAGAAATCGCTCACCGTCACATCCACGGTGAAGGTGGCCATCACCACTGA
- a CDS encoding sensor histidine kinase — MSQGDQGLDFSTVIASTVHDLKNSLSALIQAHNQWLARLPEELQGGAEQGIMEHEFSHLNGMLVQLLGLYKLGVNQLPVCPDYHELDDFIEAQLAAHQEVLKHRDILATWRIDTDNPLGFFDRELVASVVANVLTNAIRYAGHALLISIEEEGEQLVISVNDDGAGYPQRMLERQSDYVQGIDQQSGSTGLGLYFAARIAALHERNGVRGRIEIANGGALGGGLFRLYLP; from the coding sequence ATGAGCCAGGGCGACCAGGGGCTGGACTTTTCCACGGTGATCGCCTCCACCGTGCACGACCTGAAAAATTCGCTGTCGGCGTTGATCCAGGCCCACAACCAGTGGCTGGCGCGCCTGCCAGAGGAGCTTCAGGGCGGTGCCGAGCAAGGCATCATGGAGCATGAGTTCAGCCACCTGAACGGCATGCTGGTGCAACTGCTGGGCCTGTACAAACTGGGCGTCAACCAGCTGCCGGTGTGCCCCGACTACCACGAGCTGGACGACTTCATCGAAGCCCAGCTGGCGGCCCACCAGGAAGTGCTCAAGCACCGCGACATCCTCGCCACCTGGCGCATCGACACCGACAACCCGCTGGGTTTCTTCGACCGCGAGCTGGTCGCCTCGGTGGTGGCCAACGTGCTCACCAACGCCATTCGCTACGCCGGCCACGCCCTGCTGATCAGCATCGAAGAGGAGGGCGAGCAACTGGTCATCAGCGTCAACGACGACGGCGCCGGTTATCCACAGCGCATGCTCGAGCGCCAGAGTGACTACGTGCAGGGCATCGACCAGCAGAGCGGCAGCACCGGCCTGGGCCTGTACTTCGCCGCGCGCATCGCTGCATTGCACGAGCGCAATGGGGTGCGAGGGCGGATCGAGATCGCCAATGGCGGGGCGCTGGGGGGCGGGTTGTTCAGGTTGTATCTGCCTTGA
- a CDS encoding N-acetyltransferase, whose translation MGDGLRYQEYRSLARKRVEEVLLGQPSLLKDGVQADQVRMEPITPACVEASLQWGDSATLFPWECVQRWKGKDRRGFDLAIWHASELCGLCYATPRKSRLCIKIILLESQPGCSHPLAGSVAALAIMSTEFYGRMLGCREIEIENPVFAVRPLYEALGFKCMLGSRLVMKIDP comes from the coding sequence ATGGGAGATGGTCTTCGATACCAGGAGTACCGTTCATTGGCAAGAAAGCGCGTGGAGGAGGTTCTGCTTGGTCAGCCTTCTCTTCTTAAGGATGGCGTTCAGGCAGATCAGGTCAGGATGGAGCCCATAACACCCGCGTGTGTGGAGGCAAGCCTGCAATGGGGAGATAGCGCCACGCTGTTTCCATGGGAGTGCGTTCAGCGATGGAAGGGCAAGGACCGCAGAGGTTTCGATCTGGCGATTTGGCACGCTAGTGAGCTGTGCGGCCTTTGCTATGCCACGCCACGCAAGAGTCGCCTATGCATCAAGATCATCTTGCTTGAAAGCCAGCCAGGCTGTTCTCATCCTCTGGCCGGTTCCGTGGCGGCGCTTGCAATCATGTCGACCGAGTTTTACGGTCGGATGCTGGGCTGTCGTGAAATCGAGATCGAGAATCCCGTATTCGCAGTACGCCCGCTGTATGAAGCGCTAGGCTTCAAATGCATGCTTGGCAGTCGCCTTGTGATGAAAATCGATCCTTAA
- a CDS encoding DUF3565 domain-containing protein has protein sequence MGQDLLQKNVERGSVTKASTDCEPTMDEGSPVSLITGFHQDEEGHWVVSLSCGHTQHLRHQPPWQARPWVLDAEQRQRRIGQAFACGWCARGAVSDTLGR, from the coding sequence ATGGGGCAAGACCTTTTGCAAAAGAATGTAGAGCGGGGAAGTGTAACCAAGGCATCGACCGATTGCGAACCGACCATGGACGAAGGGTCGCCCGTCAGTCTGATCACGGGCTTTCACCAGGACGAAGAAGGCCACTGGGTGGTGTCGCTGTCTTGCGGCCATACCCAGCACCTGCGCCACCAGCCCCCCTGGCAGGCGCGGCCCTGGGTGCTTGACGCCGAACAGCGCCAGCGCCGCATCGGCCAGGCATTTGCCTGTGGCTGGTGCGCCCGGGGGGCGGTTAGCGATACCCTTGGCCGTTGA
- a CDS encoding tetratricopeptide repeat-containing response regulator — translation MLQYGQKSFLIVDDFTDFRTSTRSMLRELGVRDVDTADSGEQALRMCGQKRYDFILQDFHLGDGKKNGQQVLEDLILDKLISHECVFIMVTAESSQAIVLSAIEHEPDAYLTKPFNRVGLAQRLEKLVQRKTLLKPILQALDRGQPAQVLVACAELCKKDPRFAPLCLRYRADALRDLNRFDELEKFLKGILASRPQPWVYAALGNLLHKRGQHAQAQGVFEQALKAFPIMPSLYDGMADVLVAQGESRRAQHMLEEAVRLSPLAVRRQAALGKLALENADFETASKAYRHSVNQGQSSRYKDAESNLGLAQALMNKNAGFGLDARTRVEINTVLSEVAKEHVEDQGLQVRARLMKAASLQQAGDPDTAAKLTEQAMQRLEKMDQFFSVEAALTVAKQLQQLGQDAAGTSILKGCVETYGDDPKVMQSVAKLTDDPTVLGAVTEAVDLNRQGVRSYQGGQLSEALGMFRKALSLQPKNISIALNTAQALLRIGGETPPPALLQECRDCLTSVAGIPASDSRYERYRKLHVRVFGA, via the coding sequence ATGCTGCAGTACGGGCAAAAAAGCTTTCTGATCGTCGACGACTTCACCGATTTTCGTACGTCGACCCGCTCCATGCTGCGTGAGCTGGGTGTGCGCGACGTCGACACCGCCGACAGCGGCGAGCAGGCGCTGCGCATGTGCGGGCAGAAACGCTACGACTTCATCCTCCAGGACTTCCACCTGGGCGACGGCAAGAAGAATGGCCAGCAGGTGCTCGAGGACCTGATCCTCGACAAGCTGATCAGCCATGAATGCGTGTTCATCATGGTCACCGCCGAGAGCAGCCAGGCCATCGTGCTCAGCGCCATCGAGCACGAGCCGGACGCCTACCTGACCAAGCCGTTCAACCGTGTCGGCCTGGCCCAGCGCCTGGAAAAACTGGTGCAGCGCAAGACCCTGCTCAAGCCGATCCTCCAGGCCCTGGACCGCGGCCAGCCGGCCCAGGTGCTCGTCGCCTGCGCCGAGCTGTGCAAGAAAGACCCGCGCTTTGCCCCGCTGTGCCTGCGCTACCGTGCCGACGCGCTGCGCGACCTGAACCGTTTCGACGAGCTGGAAAAGTTCTTGAAGGGCATTCTCGCCAGCCGCCCGCAGCCGTGGGTGTATGCGGCGCTGGGCAACCTGCTGCACAAGCGCGGCCAGCATGCCCAGGCCCAGGGCGTGTTCGAGCAGGCGCTCAAGGCCTTCCCGATCATGCCCAGCCTGTATGACGGCATGGCCGACGTGCTGGTGGCCCAGGGCGAATCGCGGCGTGCCCAGCACATGCTTGAAGAAGCCGTGCGCCTGTCACCGCTGGCGGTGCGCCGGCAGGCGGCGTTGGGCAAGCTGGCGTTGGAGAATGCCGACTTCGAAACCGCCTCCAAGGCTTACCGGCACTCGGTCAACCAAGGGCAGAGCTCACGCTACAAGGATGCCGAAAGCAACCTGGGCCTGGCCCAGGCGCTGATGAACAAGAACGCAGGCTTTGGCCTGGATGCGCGTACCCGGGTTGAAATCAACACCGTGCTCAGTGAAGTGGCCAAGGAGCATGTCGAGGACCAGGGCCTGCAAGTGCGTGCACGGCTGATGAAGGCTGCCAGCCTGCAACAGGCCGGTGACCCGGACACCGCAGCCAAGCTCACCGAACAGGCCATGCAGCGGCTTGAGAAAATGGACCAGTTCTTCTCGGTGGAAGCAGCGCTGACGGTTGCCAAACAGCTGCAGCAGCTTGGCCAGGATGCGGCGGGCACCTCCATTCTGAAAGGCTGCGTGGAAACCTACGGCGATGACCCAAAAGTCATGCAGAGCGTGGCCAAGCTCACCGACGACCCCACGGTGCTGGGCGCGGTGACCGAGGCGGTCGACCTCAACCGTCAGGGCGTGCGCAGCTATCAGGGCGGCCAGCTCAGCGAAGCGCTGGGCATGTTCCGCAAGGCGCTGTCGCTGCAGCCGAAAAACATCAGTATCGCCCTCAACACCGCCCAGGCCTTGCTGCGCATTGGCGGTGAAACACCGCCGCCAGCATTGCTGCAGGAGTGCCGCGACTGCCTCACCAGCGTGGCCGGCATCCCGGCCAGCGACAGCCGCTACGAGCGCTACCGCAAGCTGCACGTGCGGGTGTTCGGCGCATGA